From Pseudorca crassidens isolate mPseCra1 chromosome 7, mPseCra1.hap1, whole genome shotgun sequence, a single genomic window includes:
- the ALDH1B1 gene encoding aldehyde dehydrogenase X, mitochondrial, which yields MLRFLVPRLFCLRRLATPYSSAAALPSPILNPDIRYNQLFINNEWQDAASKKTFPTVNPATGEVIGHVAEGDRADVDRAVKAAREAFQLGSPWRRMDASERGRLLTRLADLVERDRVYLASLETLDNGKPFQESYFLDLDEVIKVYRYFAGWADKWHGKTIPMDGEHFCFTRHEPIGVCGQIIPWNFPLVMQGWKLAPALATGNTVVMKVAEQTPLSALYLASLVKEAGFPPGVVNVVTGYGPTAGAAIAHHMDIDKVAFTGSTEVGHLIQKAAGDSNLKRVTLELGGKSPSIVLADADMDHAVEQCHEALFFNMGQCCCAGSRTFVEESIYDEFLERTVEKAKQRKVGNPFELDTQQGPQVDKEQFERILGYIQLGQKEGAKLLCGGERFGERGFFIKPTVFGGVQDDMRIAKEEIFGPVQPLFKFRKVEEVVERANSTRYGLAAAVFTRDLDKAMYFTQALQAGTVWVNTYNVVTCHTPFGGFKESGNGRELGEDGLKAYTEVKTVTIKVPQKNS from the coding sequence ATGCTGCGCTTCCTGGTGCCCCGGCTCTTTTGCCTGCGCCGTCTGGCCACCCCGTACTCCTCAGCAgcagccctccccagccccatcctgaaCCCTGACATCCGCTACAACCAGCTGTTCATCAACAATGAGTGGCAAGATGCGGCCAGCAAGAAGACCTTCCCAACAGTCAACCCTGCCACGGGGGAGGTCATCGGCCACGTGGCTGAAGGGGACCGGGCTGACGTGGATCGGGCAGTGAAAGCAGCCCGGGAGGCCTTCCAGCTGGGGTCTCCATGGCGCCGGATGGATGCCTCAGAGCGGGGCCGGCTGCTGACCCGCCTGGCTGACCTAGTGGAGCGGGATCGTGTCTACTTGGCCTCACTGGAGACCCTGGACAATGGGAAGCCTTTCCAGGAGTCTTATTTCTTGGACCTGGATGAGGTCATCAAGGTATACCGGTACTTTGCTGGCTGGGCTGACAAGTGGCATGGCAAGACCATCCCCATGGATGGCGAGCATTTCTGCTTCACCCGGCACGAGCCTATTGGCGTCTGTGGCCAGATAATCCCGTGGAACTTCCCCTTGGTCATGCAGGGCTGGAAGCTGGCCCCGGCACTTGCCACGGGCAACACTGTGGTCATGAAGGTGGCAGAGCAGACCCCCCTTTCTGCCCTGTACTTGGCCTCCCTCGTCAAAGAGGCGGGCTTTCCCCCTGGGGTGGTAAACGTCGTCACAGGCTATGGCCCAACAGCAGGAGCGGCCATTGCCCATCACATGGATATCGACAAAGTTGCCTTCACTGGCTCCACCGAGGTGGGCCACCTGATCCAGAAGGCGGCCGGCGATTCCAACCTCAAGAGAGTCACCCTGGAGCTGGGTGGGAAGAGCCCGAGCATTGTGTTGGCCGATGCCGACATGGACCACGCCGTGGAGCAGTGCCACGAAGCCCTGTTCTTCAACATGGGTCAGTGCTGCTGTGCCGGTTCCCGGACCTTCGTTGAAGAATCCATCTATGATGAGTTTCTCGAGAGAACTGTGGAAAAAGCTAAGCAGAGGAAAGTTGGGAACCCCTTTGAGCTGGACACccagcaggggccccaggtggACAAGGAACAGTTTGAACGAATCCTGGGCTACATCCAGCTTGGCCAGAAGGAGGGGGCAAAACTTCTGTGCGGTGGGGAGCGTTTTGGAGAGCGAGGCTTCTTCATCAAGCCCACGGTCTTTGGTGGTGTGCAGGATGACATGAGGATTGCCAAGGAAGAGATCTTCGGGCCTGTGCAGCCTCTGTTCAAGTTCAGGAaggtggaggaggtggtggagaggGCCAACAGCACCAGGTACGGCTTGGCTGCTGCTGTGTTCACCCGGGACCTGGACAAAGCCATGTACTTCACACAGGCGCTCCAAGCTGGGACGGTGTGGGTAAACACCTACAACGTTGTGACCTGCCACACGCCATTTGGAGGCTTTAAGGAATCTGGcaatgggagggagctgggggaggatGGGCTTAAGGCCTACACAGAGGTGAAGACAGTCACCATCAAGGTTCCTCAGAAGAACTCGTAA